Proteins encoded together in one Deinococcus sp. Marseille-Q6407 window:
- the purC gene encoding phosphoribosylaminoimidazolesuccinocarboxamide synthase: MNQAAPLYEGKAKKVFATENPAEYVVQYKDDATAFNAQKRGQWAGKGATNNAITAHLYPLLEGAGIPTHFIERLSETEQRVKAVKIVPVEVIVRNLAAGSFSKRLGVDEGAALERPVVEYCYKSDALGDPLINTDTAVALGWASEADLARIRELALQVRDFLVPYFQQRGVTLVDFKLEFGKLPDGEIVLADEISPDTCRFWDMATGERLDKDRFRRDLGGEAEAYAEMLKRVTQEV, translated from the coding sequence ATGAACCAAGCAGCCCCACTTTACGAAGGCAAGGCCAAAAAGGTCTTTGCCACCGAGAACCCCGCCGAATACGTCGTGCAGTACAAGGACGATGCCACCGCCTTCAACGCGCAGAAGCGTGGGCAGTGGGCCGGCAAGGGCGCCACCAACAACGCCATTACCGCGCACCTCTATCCCTTGCTGGAAGGGGCCGGGATTCCCACCCATTTCATCGAGCGGCTTTCCGAGACCGAGCAGCGGGTCAAGGCCGTCAAGATCGTGCCGGTGGAAGTCATCGTGCGGAACCTGGCGGCCGGCAGCTTTTCCAAGCGCCTGGGCGTGGATGAAGGTGCCGCGCTGGAGCGGCCGGTGGTGGAGTACTGCTACAAGTCCGACGCGTTGGGCGACCCCCTGATCAACACCGACACCGCCGTGGCCCTGGGCTGGGCCAGCGAGGCGGACCTGGCCCGCATCCGCGAGCTGGCGCTGCAGGTGCGCGATTTCTTGGTGCCGTATTTTCAGCAGCGCGGCGTGACCCTGGTGGATTTCAAGCTGGAATTCGGCAAACTCCCGGACGGCGAAATCGTGCTGGCCGACGAAATCAGCCCCGATACCTGCCGCTTCTGGGACATGGCGACCGGCGAACGGCTGGACAAGGACCGCTTCCGCCGCGACCTGGGCGGCGAGGCCGAAGCCTACGCCGAGATGCTGAAACGGGTCACACAAGAGGTTTAA
- a CDS encoding TatD family hydrolase, translated as MIDTHCHLDYLDDPASARGELGLDAMVCIGAGLEHARSAVALAEQFPDVWATVGIHPTETEDDTPEHRAELEQLARHPRVVGIGETGLDDYWDAEQRPQQRAALEWQLDLARRAGKPLVIHVRDKKGEDSAHRGLLEVLPGWEDIPLILHCFAGNRDLLAYGLERGAYFGFAGNVTFKNAPEIQAAAREVPLDRLLLETDAPFLAPVPRRGKPNRPGYVRHTLEFVAALRGLEATALEQQTDRNAERIYGIRLPEVAGN; from the coding sequence ATGATTGATACCCACTGCCACCTCGACTACCTCGACGATCCGGCCTCGGCCCGCGGCGAACTGGGCCTGGACGCCATGGTCTGCATTGGCGCCGGGTTGGAACATGCCCGCAGCGCCGTGGCGCTGGCCGAGCAGTTTCCGGATGTCTGGGCCACCGTGGGCATCCACCCGACCGAAACAGAAGACGACACCCCCGAGCACCGCGCCGAACTGGAGCAGCTGGCCCGGCACCCACGGGTGGTAGGCATCGGTGAAACGGGCCTAGACGACTACTGGGACGCGGAGCAGCGCCCGCAGCAGCGAGCAGCGCTGGAGTGGCAGCTGGACCTGGCCCGGCGCGCCGGCAAGCCGCTGGTGATTCACGTGCGCGACAAAAAAGGCGAGGACAGCGCGCACCGTGGCCTGCTGGAGGTGCTGCCCGGCTGGGAGGATATCCCGCTGATTCTGCACTGCTTTGCCGGCAACCGTGACCTGCTGGCCTACGGGCTGGAGCGGGGAGCCTATTTCGGGTTCGCGGGCAACGTGACTTTCAAGAACGCCCCTGAAATCCAGGCGGCGGCCCGTGAGGTGCCACTTGACCGGCTGCTGCTGGAAACCGACGCTCCTTTCCTGGCCCCGGTGCCCCGGCGTGGCAAGCCCAACCGCCCCGGCTACGTGCGGCACACCCTGGAGTTCGTGGCTGCTCTGCGCGGCCTAGAAGCCACCGCACTAGAACAGCAGACCGACCGCAATGCCGAGCGGATTTACGGCATCCGGCTGCCTGAAGTGGCGGGAAACTGA